In Haemophilus parainfluenzae, one genomic interval encodes:
- a CDS encoding uracil-DNA glycosylase family protein has protein sequence MPTLAQITQSIMQDPDNQSFTAKGIEPLFAAPTSARINIVGQAPGIKAQESRLYWNDKSGDRLREWLGVDRDTFYHSGMFAVIPMDFYYPGKGKSGDLPPRKGFAEKWHAPILANVPNIELTILIGQYAQKYYLPENELNVTETVHHFRDFLPQFLPLVHPSPRNQIWLKKNPWFEQEIIPVLQKQVKAILSR, from the coding sequence ATGCCAACACTTGCTCAAATTACCCAATCCATCATGCAAGATCCCGATAATCAATCTTTTACTGCAAAAGGTATCGAACCGCTTTTTGCTGCGCCAACTAGCGCTCGTATTAATATCGTCGGACAAGCACCTGGAATTAAAGCCCAAGAAAGTCGTTTATATTGGAATGATAAAAGCGGTGATCGCCTACGTGAATGGCTAGGTGTGGATCGCGATACCTTTTACCATTCAGGTATGTTTGCTGTCATTCCGATGGATTTTTATTACCCAGGCAAAGGCAAATCCGGTGATTTACCGCCACGCAAAGGCTTCGCAGAGAAATGGCATGCACCGATTTTAGCTAACGTACCCAACATAGAGCTCACCATTCTTATCGGGCAATATGCACAAAAATATTATTTACCAGAAAACGAGCTTAATGTGACTGAAACGGTTCACCATTTCCGTGATTTTCTGCCTCAATTTCTCCCTCTCGTTCACCCTTCTCCACGCAACCAAATTTGGCTCAAGAAAAATCCATGGTTTGAGCAAGAGATTATCCCAGTATTACAAAAGCAAGTTAAAGCGATTTTATCTCGTTAA
- the nrdD gene encoding anaerobic ribonucleoside-triphosphate reductase: MNAFFVIKRDGSRIGFDLQRITNAIKKAASAVNIVDEMYIHDLSQQINTEIFSHYQHEIDINQIQKIVENHLMTSKYPQIARAYIEYRHDRDLAREKRSQLTKEIEGLIEQSNVELLNENANKDAKVIPTQRDLLAGIVAKHYAKRHILPRDVVEAHEKGEIHYHDLDYAPFFPMFNCMLVDLKGMLSHGFKMGNAEIEPPKSIGTATAVTAQIIAQVASHIYGGTTINRIDEVLAPYVQLSFEKHLKNAAQWQIPDAEGYAKALIEKECFDAFQSLEYEVNTLHTSNGQTPFVTFGFGLGTSWQERLIQQSILKNRIRGLGKNHKTPVFPKLVFTIKKGVNQNERDPNYDIKKLALECASKRMYPDILNYDQVVKVTGSFKAPMGCRSFLGAYEENEHEVHDGRNNLGVVSLNLPRIALEAQGNEEKFYRTLDERLALAKKALLTRIARLENTKARVAPILYMEGACGVRLKADDNVADIFKNGRASISLGYIGIHETINALYKQGHIFDDEQLREKGIAIVRRLNGAVKQWQKETGYAFSLYSTPSENLCDRFCRLDTKQFGVIDGVTDKGYYTNSYHLDVEKKVNPYDKLDFEMPYPELASGGFICYGEYPNIQHNLKALEDVWDYSYDRVPYYGTNTPIDECYECGFTGEFNCTSKGFVCPKCGNHDSAKVSVTRRVCGYLGSPDARPFNAGKQEEVKRRVKHL, from the coding sequence ATGAACGCTTTCTTTGTGATTAAGCGTGATGGTTCACGAATTGGGTTTGACCTACAACGTATTACTAATGCAATCAAAAAAGCAGCAAGTGCGGTCAATATTGTTGATGAAATGTATATCCATGATCTGAGCCAGCAGATTAATACTGAAATTTTTAGTCATTATCAGCATGAAATTGATATCAACCAGATTCAAAAAATTGTTGAAAATCACTTAATGACAAGCAAGTATCCACAAATTGCACGTGCTTATATTGAATATCGTCACGATCGCGACCTGGCACGTGAAAAACGCAGCCAATTAACCAAAGAAATTGAAGGACTGATTGAGCAAAGCAATGTGGAATTGCTTAATGAAAACGCAAATAAAGATGCGAAAGTTATCCCTACCCAACGTGATTTACTGGCGGGTATTGTGGCAAAACATTATGCCAAACGTCATATTCTGCCAAGAGATGTCGTTGAAGCCCATGAAAAAGGGGAAATCCACTATCACGACTTAGATTACGCACCATTTTTCCCGATGTTTAACTGCATGCTCGTTGATCTAAAAGGCATGCTTTCGCATGGCTTTAAAATGGGTAATGCCGAAATTGAACCACCGAAATCTATCGGCACAGCAACAGCGGTTACCGCACAAATTATTGCTCAAGTAGCCAGCCATATTTATGGCGGTACAACCATTAATCGCATTGATGAAGTGCTTGCACCTTATGTTCAACTCAGCTTTGAAAAACATTTGAAAAATGCCGCCCAATGGCAAATTCCAGATGCTGAAGGTTATGCAAAAGCGTTGATTGAAAAAGAATGTTTTGATGCATTTCAATCCCTTGAATATGAAGTTAATACGCTCCATACGTCCAATGGTCAAACGCCGTTTGTCACCTTCGGTTTTGGCTTAGGTACAAGTTGGCAAGAACGTTTAATTCAGCAATCAATTTTGAAAAACCGTATTCGTGGTTTGGGTAAAAATCACAAAACGCCCGTCTTCCCTAAACTGGTCTTTACCATTAAAAAAGGCGTGAACCAAAACGAACGAGATCCGAACTATGACATTAAAAAACTGGCATTAGAATGCGCTTCAAAACGCATGTATCCCGATATTTTAAACTATGATCAAGTGGTTAAAGTCACAGGCTCATTCAAAGCCCCAATGGGTTGTCGTAGCTTCTTGGGTGCCTATGAAGAAAACGAGCATGAAGTGCATGATGGTCGCAATAATTTAGGCGTGGTAAGTCTGAATCTGCCTCGCATTGCCCTTGAAGCACAAGGAAATGAAGAAAAATTCTACCGCACTTTAGATGAACGCTTAGCCCTCGCGAAGAAAGCCTTGCTTACCCGTATTGCTCGCTTAGAAAATACCAAAGCCCGTGTCGCGCCAATTCTCTATATGGAAGGCGCTTGCGGCGTTCGACTAAAAGCCGATGATAATGTTGCGGATATTTTCAAAAATGGACGAGCATCAATTTCTTTAGGCTATATTGGTATTCACGAAACCATCAATGCACTGTACAAACAAGGGCATATTTTTGACGATGAACAACTGCGTGAAAAAGGCATCGCGATTGTGCGTCGTTTAAATGGAGCGGTAAAACAATGGCAGAAAGAAACGGGTTATGCATTTAGCCTTTATTCCACACCTAGTGAAAACTTGTGTGATCGTTTCTGCCGTTTAGATACCAAACAATTTGGTGTCATTGACGGCGTTACCGATAAAGGCTACTACACTAACAGCTATCACTTAGATGTAGAGAAAAAAGTGAATCCATACGATAAATTAGACTTTGAAATGCCTTATCCTGAATTAGCGAGTGGCGGCTTTATCTGTTATGGCGAATACCCAAATATTCAACATAACCTGAAAGCACTCGAAGATGTATGGGATTATAGCTACGATCGCGTGCCTTATTACGGCACCAATACGCCAATTGATGAATGTTACGAATGTGGTTTCACAGGAGAATTCAATTGCACAAGCAAAGGCTTTGTCTGCCCAAAATGCGGTAATCATGACAGTGCAAAAGTCTCCGTGACCCGACGGGTTTGTGGTTATCTCGGCAGCCCTGACGCTCGTCCATTCAATGCGGGCAAACAAGAAGAAGTAAAACGTCGAGTAAAACACCTATAA
- the grpE gene encoding nucleotide exchange factor GrpE, which translates to MSEQAQNLNENEELVEEIQQETTSTEDPLEEAIARVQELEEQLKAQVEETSKKEQDLLLRTRAEIDNMRRRSEQDVEKAHKFALEKFSKDILNTIDNLERALSTPANKEDESIKALFDGVELTLKELLSTVARFGVEPVGAVGDTFNPDLHQAISMQPAEGFESNQITTVLQKGYTLNGRVIRPAMVMVAA; encoded by the coding sequence ATGTCAGAACAAGCACAAAACTTAAATGAAAATGAAGAACTTGTTGAAGAAATTCAGCAGGAAACCACTTCAACGGAAGATCCGTTAGAAGAAGCGATCGCTCGTGTACAAGAGCTTGAAGAACAATTAAAAGCACAAGTAGAAGAAACATCTAAAAAAGAACAAGATTTATTGCTTCGTACTCGTGCAGAAATTGACAATATGCGTCGCCGTAGCGAACAAGATGTTGAAAAAGCGCATAAATTTGCACTGGAAAAATTTTCAAAAGACATTTTGAATACCATTGATAACTTAGAGCGTGCGCTTTCAACACCTGCCAATAAGGAAGATGAAAGCATCAAAGCGTTATTCGATGGTGTGGAGCTAACCTTAAAAGAGTTACTCTCAACGGTGGCTCGCTTTGGTGTTGAACCTGTTGGCGCAGTGGGTGACACCTTTAACCCGGATCTCCACCAAGCCATCTCTATGCAACCAGCTGAAGGGTTTGAAAGCAACCAAATCACCACCGTTTTACAAAAAGGTTATACCTTAAATGGTCGTGTGATTCGCCCAGCTATGGTAATGGTTGCAGCTTAA
- a CDS encoding NAD(+) kinase, which produces MDELVKSFKTIALMGKPRRDINLQMHKNLYQWLKERGYQVLVEKDVGEKFGLPEEVLAKVEQIGEQAQLVIVIGGDGNMLGRARILAKYHIPMIGINRGNLGFLTDIDPKNAYAQLEACLERGEFFVEERFLLEAKIERNGEIISSGNAVNEAVIHPAKIAHMIDFHVYINDKFAFSQRSDGLIVSTPTGSTAYSLSAGGPILTPNLNAIALVPMFPHTLSSRPLVIDGDSKISIRFAEHNTSQLELGCDSQIALDFCPDDVVHIEKSPHKLRLLHLKNYNYYNVLSTKLGWLKNF; this is translated from the coding sequence ATGGATGAATTAGTTAAATCATTTAAAACCATCGCTTTAATGGGAAAACCACGTCGCGATATTAATTTGCAAATGCATAAAAACTTGTATCAATGGCTGAAGGAGCGAGGTTATCAAGTTTTAGTCGAAAAAGATGTCGGTGAAAAATTTGGTTTACCCGAAGAGGTTTTAGCGAAAGTTGAACAAATCGGTGAGCAAGCACAACTTGTGATTGTGATCGGTGGTGATGGCAATATGCTAGGGCGTGCTCGTATTTTAGCTAAATATCATATTCCAATGATTGGCATTAACCGAGGTAACTTGGGCTTTTTGACTGATATCGACCCGAAAAATGCTTATGCACAACTTGAAGCTTGTTTGGAACGCGGCGAGTTTTTTGTCGAAGAGCGTTTTTTATTGGAAGCTAAAATTGAACGCAATGGCGAAATTATTTCTAGTGGTAATGCAGTAAATGAGGCGGTGATTCACCCTGCTAAAATTGCGCACATGATTGATTTCCATGTTTATATCAACGATAAGTTTGCCTTTTCTCAACGTTCAGATGGCTTGATTGTTTCCACCCCAACAGGTTCAACAGCTTATTCGCTTTCCGCTGGTGGTCCGATTTTAACACCAAATTTAAATGCGATTGCCCTTGTGCCGATGTTCCCACACACACTTTCTTCGCGACCATTAGTCATTGATGGAGACAGTAAAATTTCAATTCGCTTTGCAGAACATAACACTTCACAGTTGGAATTAGGCTGTGATAGTCAAATTGCACTAGATTTTTGTCCAGATGATGTGGTGCATATTGAAAAAAGCCCGCACAAGCTACGTTTATTACATCTAAAAAATTATAATTATTACAATGTATTAAGTACAAAATTAGGCTGGCTTAAAAATTTCTAA
- the recN gene encoding DNA repair protein RecN, whose product MLTQLTINNFAIVRQLEIELAKGMSVITGETGAGKSIAIDALGLCLGQRIETSMVREGQERAEVCATFFIEPTNPAYQWLQEQELQDPDNPSDCILRRIINADGRSKAFINSTPVSASQLKEIGQYLIHINGQHASQLLLKNDYQLQLVDTFAHHNDLLAQMREDYRAWKNLQTQVKNFQQKVAENEAKKQLLQYQVEELDEFALRPNEYLELEEDQRRLSNSEQLTQLSQSALQLLSENETVSIDSMLYRATQYINELSELDPRYVSVQTMLNDALIQVQEATSEVQHLASHIEQDPMLLQEIEQRLGQALQLARKHNVKPEALVEWHQKLKAELTALLDFSESEERLILEEKAAVEKMQHTAKQLHESRCQAAEKLAQQVTHSIKGLAMENAEFFIEVNSDLTKVAVNGADNIVFTLRSNLGQQAQPLAKVASGGELSRISLAIQVLTSDQSAIPTLIFDEVDVGISGKTASVVGKLLRQLGNKCQVLCVTHLPQVACHGHHQFNVEKFTVDDKTETKMTALSQEERVPALARLLGGSEITDLALANAQEMLDLVK is encoded by the coding sequence ATGCTAACCCAACTTACCATCAATAATTTTGCAATTGTTCGTCAATTAGAGATTGAATTGGCGAAAGGAATGTCTGTGATCACGGGGGAAACCGGCGCAGGAAAATCTATTGCTATTGATGCGTTGGGGTTATGTTTGGGGCAGCGTATTGAAACCTCTATGGTTCGAGAAGGGCAGGAAAGAGCTGAAGTCTGTGCCACGTTTTTTATTGAACCAACTAATCCTGCTTATCAATGGTTGCAAGAGCAAGAATTACAAGATCCAGATAATCCCTCCGATTGTATTCTACGCCGCATCATTAATGCAGATGGGCGTTCTAAAGCCTTTATCAATAGCACGCCCGTATCGGCTTCTCAATTAAAAGAAATTGGTCAATATCTTATTCATATTAATGGGCAGCACGCTTCACAATTATTATTAAAAAATGATTATCAGCTTCAGTTAGTGGATACATTTGCACATCACAATGATTTACTCGCACAAATGCGAGAAGATTATCGAGCATGGAAAAATCTTCAAACGCAAGTTAAAAATTTCCAACAAAAAGTGGCCGAAAATGAAGCGAAGAAACAACTTTTACAATATCAGGTAGAAGAGTTGGATGAGTTTGCCCTTCGTCCAAATGAATATTTAGAATTAGAAGAGGATCAACGTCGTCTATCAAATAGCGAACAGCTGACACAGTTATCACAATCAGCCTTACAGCTACTCAGTGAAAATGAGACGGTAAGTATCGATTCTATGCTTTATCGTGCGACACAGTATATTAATGAATTAAGTGAGTTAGATCCTCGATATGTTTCCGTTCAAACAATGTTGAATGATGCACTTATCCAAGTGCAAGAGGCGACAAGTGAAGTCCAACATCTTGCATCTCATATTGAGCAAGATCCGATGTTATTACAAGAGATTGAACAACGTCTAGGTCAAGCTTTACAACTCGCTCGCAAGCACAATGTGAAACCTGAAGCGTTAGTTGAATGGCATCAAAAATTAAAAGCAGAATTGACCGCACTTTTAGATTTTTCAGAAAGTGAAGAGCGTTTGATTCTGGAAGAAAAAGCGGCCGTTGAGAAAATGCAACATACGGCAAAACAATTACATGAAAGCCGTTGCCAAGCTGCAGAGAAATTAGCCCAACAAGTGACGCATTCCATTAAAGGGCTTGCAATGGAAAATGCAGAATTTTTTATCGAAGTGAATTCAGATTTAACTAAAGTTGCGGTAAATGGGGCAGATAATATCGTCTTTACTTTACGTAGTAATTTAGGACAACAAGCACAGCCGTTAGCAAAAGTGGCGTCAGGTGGTGAATTGTCTCGTATTTCATTAGCGATTCAAGTCTTAACATCCGATCAATCGGCGATTCCAACGCTAATCTTTGATGAGGTTGATGTTGGGATTAGTGGGAAAACCGCGAGCGTAGTGGGTAAATTATTGCGCCAATTAGGTAATAAATGCCAAGTGCTTTGTGTGACCCATTTACCACAAGTGGCATGCCATGGACATCATCAATTCAATGTTGAGAAATTTACCGTGGATGATAAAACAGAAACCAAAATGACCGCACTTTCTCAAGAAGAGCGCGTTCCTGCTCTTGCAAGATTACTCGGTGGTAGTGAAATTACGGATCTTGCTTTAGCAAATGCACAAGAGATGTTGGATTTAGTTAAATAA
- the metK gene encoding methionine adenosyltransferase: MSSYLFTSESVSEGHPDKIADQISDAVLDEILKQDPKARVACETYVKTGMALVGGEITTSAWVDIENLTRQVICDIGYKHSEMGFDGNSCAVLNAIGKQSSDINQGVDRENPLDQGAGDQGIMFGYATNETEVLMPAAITYAHRLMEKQAEVRKSGNLAWLRPDAKSQVTLKYEDNKIVGVDAVVLSTQHSEEVSQKEIYEGVMEEIIKPILPSEWLSQQTKYFINPTGRFVIGGPMGDCGLTGRKIIVDTYGGAARHGGGAFSGKDPSKVDRSAAYAARYVAKNIVAAGLADRCEIQLSYAIGVAEPTSIMVETFGTGKVSNEVLVKLVREFFDLRPYGLIKMLNLIQPIYRQTAAYGHFGREQFPWEKVDRAEELRAAAGLK; this comes from the coding sequence ATGTCTAGCTATTTATTTACTTCTGAATCAGTTTCAGAAGGACATCCAGATAAGATTGCCGATCAAATTTCTGATGCGGTACTTGATGAAATTTTAAAACAAGATCCTAAAGCTCGTGTGGCTTGCGAAACCTATGTCAAAACAGGGATGGCGTTAGTGGGTGGTGAAATTACTACATCAGCATGGGTTGATATTGAAAACCTTACTCGCCAAGTGATTTGTGATATTGGTTATAAACACTCTGAAATGGGGTTTGATGGCAATTCTTGTGCTGTATTAAATGCGATTGGCAAACAGTCATCGGATATTAATCAAGGTGTGGATCGTGAGAATCCATTGGATCAAGGTGCGGGTGACCAAGGGATCATGTTTGGTTATGCAACAAATGAAACCGAAGTCTTGATGCCAGCAGCGATTACTTATGCGCATCGTTTAATGGAAAAACAAGCGGAAGTACGTAAAAGCGGTAACTTAGCCTGGTTACGCCCTGATGCGAAAAGCCAAGTGACCTTAAAATACGAAGATAACAAAATCGTGGGCGTGGATGCCGTTGTTCTTTCTACACAGCACAGTGAAGAAGTCTCACAAAAAGAAATTTATGAAGGCGTGATGGAAGAAATCATCAAGCCAATTTTGCCAAGTGAATGGTTATCTCAACAAACAAAATATTTTATTAACCCAACCGGTCGTTTTGTGATTGGTGGTCCAATGGGCGACTGTGGTTTAACGGGTCGTAAAATCATTGTCGATACCTACGGCGGTGCAGCTCGTCATGGTGGAGGTGCATTTTCTGGTAAAGATCCATCAAAAGTAGACCGTTCAGCTGCTTATGCCGCACGTTATGTGGCTAAAAATATTGTTGCAGCAGGTCTTGCAGATCGTTGTGAAATTCAACTTTCTTATGCAATTGGCGTGGCTGAGCCAACTTCTATCATGGTAGAAACCTTCGGCACAGGAAAAGTATCAAACGAAGTATTAGTTAAGTTAGTGCGTGAATTCTTTGATTTACGTCCTTATGGTTTAATTAAAATGTTAAATTTAATTCAACCAATCTATCGCCAAACTGCCGCGTATGGACACTTCGGTCGTGAACAATTCCCATGGGAAAAAGTAGATCGTGCAGAAGAATTGCGTGCAGCAGCCGGTCTTAAATAA
- a CDS encoding SprT family zinc-dependent metalloprotease, with the protein MMISSQTQFRHLKMQVQRKLAETLQLAENHFQRKFPIPTISYDLRGVKAGVAYLQKNEIKFNRTLLLENSDEFIRQVVPHELAHLIVYQVFGRVKPHGQEWQAVMTQLFNLPADTCHQFDVESVQGKMFAYQCECQTHYLTIRRHNRIQRDKIAYLCRKCQGKLVFHSEN; encoded by the coding sequence ATGATGATCTCATCTCAAACTCAGTTTCGGCATTTAAAAATGCAGGTACAGCGTAAACTTGCAGAAACATTACAACTGGCTGAAAATCACTTTCAACGGAAATTTCCTATTCCGACAATCAGTTATGACTTGCGAGGTGTAAAGGCTGGCGTTGCATACTTGCAGAAAAATGAGATTAAATTTAACCGCACTTTACTACTCGAGAACTCAGATGAATTTATTCGTCAGGTGGTTCCACACGAATTAGCCCACCTTATTGTGTATCAAGTATTTGGTCGAGTGAAACCGCATGGGCAGGAGTGGCAAGCGGTGATGACGCAGTTATTCAATCTTCCGGCTGATACTTGCCATCAATTCGATGTGGAAAGTGTACAGGGTAAAATGTTTGCTTATCAATGCGAATGTCAGACCCATTATTTAACGATTCGTCGGCATAATCGCATTCAACGCGATAAAATTGCCTATTTATGTCGAAAATGTCAGGGAAAATTGGTTTTTCATAGTGAAAATTAA
- a CDS encoding opacity family porin, with translation MKKSLLAIVVGALAVASTANAGLYAEGDLGLSRTKLSNGGSSKTKVEPRVAVGYKLGNMRVAGDYTHHGNFQGTKVQGLGATVFYDFDTNSQIEPYVGARLAANRFKFEERADQRYKSSSETKVGYGVVAGAKYKLAEKVYANGGLEYNRLGSFDDTKVNNYGAKVGVGYEF, from the coding sequence ATGAAAAAATCATTATTAGCTATCGTTGTCGGTGCATTAGCGGTTGCTTCAACAGCAAACGCAGGTTTATATGCAGAAGGTGATCTAGGTCTTTCAAGAACTAAATTAAGCAATGGTGGTTCAAGCAAAACTAAAGTTGAACCTCGTGTTGCAGTAGGTTACAAATTAGGTAATATGCGTGTAGCAGGTGATTATACTCATCACGGCAACTTCCAAGGTACTAAAGTTCAAGGTTTAGGTGCGACAGTATTCTATGACTTCGATACCAATTCTCAAATTGAACCTTATGTTGGTGCTCGTCTTGCGGCAAACCGTTTCAAATTTGAAGAGCGTGCGGATCAACGCTATAAAAGCTCTTCTGAAACCAAAGTGGGTTATGGCGTAGTTGCGGGTGCTAAATACAAATTAGCAGAAAAAGTGTATGCAAACGGTGGTTTAGAATATAACCGTTTAGGTAGCTTTGACGATACTAAAGTGAATAACTATGGCGCTAAAGTGGGTGTAGGTTACGAATTCTAA
- a CDS encoding ArsC family reductase, producing MIIVYGIKNCDTVKKALKWLTEHNIQHKLHDYRVDGLDTQFLQQAEAQFGWENLVNKRSTTWRNLDENVKNTLSKSTALSVLAENPTLIKRPIILQDGKALIGFNEKEYIAVFK from the coding sequence ATGATTATCGTTTATGGCATTAAAAACTGTGATACAGTAAAAAAAGCATTGAAGTGGCTAACTGAACATAATATTCAACATAAATTACATGATTATCGTGTGGATGGATTAGATACTCAATTCTTACAACAAGCAGAAGCTCAATTTGGTTGGGAAAATTTAGTCAATAAACGTAGTACGACTTGGCGTAATCTTGATGAAAATGTGAAAAATACACTCTCGAAATCTACCGCACTTTCCGTATTAGCTGAAAATCCAACGTTAATCAAACGCCCGATTATTCTGCAAGATGGTAAGGCATTGATTGGCTTCAACGAAAAAGAATATATTGCAGTATTTAAGTAG
- a CDS encoding TonB-dependent receptor domain-containing protein — translation MWKNDTFDFSVSLFGSDVHDFIMLERVGKDVSARNIKATRLGGEIEGKWKFARHWEIGSSLAYTYGKNRTDDRPLAQTPPLEWKNSLTWDNETLSAGVLWRVVSAQKRYATGQGNIIGQDIGASAGFGTLSFNTGWKINKYATLQGGIDNLFNKSYAEFVSKGADPSAGLQTVRVNEPGRQYWLRLQVQF, via the coding sequence ATGTGGAAGAATGACACCTTTGATTTTTCTGTATCGTTATTTGGTAGTGATGTCCACGATTTCATTATGTTAGAACGAGTAGGTAAAGATGTCTCGGCTCGTAATATCAAGGCAACTCGATTAGGTGGCGAAATTGAAGGTAAATGGAAATTTGCACGTCACTGGGAAATCGGTAGTAGTCTGGCTTATACCTATGGTAAAAATCGCACGGACGACCGTCCACTTGCTCAAACACCACCATTAGAATGGAAAAACTCATTAACTTGGGATAATGAAACCTTGAGTGCTGGAGTATTATGGCGAGTGGTTTCGGCACAAAAACGCTATGCAACAGGACAAGGCAACATTATTGGGCAGGACATTGGCGCTTCAGCAGGCTTTGGAACCTTATCCTTTAATACAGGGTGGAAAATTAATAAATATGCCACTTTGCAGGGCGGAATTGATAACTTATTTAATAAATCCTATGCAGAATTTGTAAGTAAAGGCGCAGATCCTTCAGCGGGACTTCAAACTGTTCGAGTGAACGAGCCTGGACGTCAATATTGGTTACGTTTGCAAGTTCAATTCTAG
- the dapE gene encoding succinyl-diaminopimelate desuccinylase has protein sequence MKQKTIELAQALIHRPSISPNDEGCQQMIAERLEKLGFQIEWMPFNDTLNLWAKHGSSEPVIAFAGHTDVVPTGDEAQWTYPPFSAEIVDDMLYGRGAADMKGSLAAMIVATEKYVKANPNHNGTIALLITSDEEAAAKDGTVRVVETLMARGEKITYCMVGEPSSSKTLGDVVKNGRRGSITGNLYIQGIQGHVAYPHLAENPIHKAAPFLQELTTYQWDNGNEFFPPTSLQIANIHAGTGSNNVIPGELYVQFNLRYCTEVTDEIIKQKVAEMLEKHALKYRMDWNLSGKPFLTKPGKLLDALTTAIKQTTSITPQAETGGGTSDGRFIALMGAEVVEFGPLNATIHKVNECVNVDDLAKCGQIYYQMLVNLLDK, from the coding sequence ATGAAACAAAAAACTATTGAGCTTGCACAAGCATTAATTCATCGCCCCTCTATTAGCCCAAATGATGAAGGTTGTCAGCAAATGATTGCTGAGCGTTTGGAAAAACTCGGCTTTCAAATTGAATGGATGCCTTTTAACGATACGTTAAATTTATGGGCGAAGCATGGTAGTAGTGAGCCGGTTATCGCCTTTGCTGGGCATACCGATGTGGTGCCGACCGGAGATGAAGCGCAATGGACTTATCCGCCGTTTTCTGCCGAAATTGTGGATGATATGCTTTATGGTCGTGGTGCTGCCGATATGAAGGGCTCATTGGCAGCGATGATTGTAGCAACGGAAAAATATGTGAAAGCCAATCCAAATCATAATGGAACGATTGCTTTGTTGATTACTTCTGACGAAGAGGCTGCCGCGAAAGATGGCACGGTACGTGTTGTCGAAACCTTAATGGCCCGCGGTGAGAAAATCACTTATTGCATGGTGGGCGAGCCGTCTAGTTCAAAAACATTAGGCGATGTAGTCAAAAATGGTCGTCGTGGTTCGATTACAGGTAATCTCTACATACAAGGTATTCAAGGCCATGTGGCTTATCCTCATTTAGCGGAAAACCCAATTCATAAAGCCGCCCCTTTCTTGCAGGAATTAACCACCTATCAATGGGATAATGGTAACGAATTTTTCCCGCCGACCAGTTTACAAATTGCAAATATTCATGCGGGTACAGGGAGTAATAATGTCATCCCTGGTGAGCTTTATGTGCAATTCAATTTACGTTATTGTACGGAAGTTACAGACGAAATTATTAAGCAGAAAGTGGCAGAAATGCTCGAAAAGCATGCCTTGAAATACCGTATGGATTGGAATTTATCGGGTAAACCATTTTTAACGAAACCGGGCAAATTATTAGATGCATTAACGACAGCAATTAAGCAAACAACCAGTATTACACCACAAGCAGAAACTGGCGGTGGTACCTCTGACGGGCGTTTTATTGCATTGATGGGCGCTGAAGTTGTGGAATTTGGGCCACTTAATGCAACGATTCATAAAGTGAATGAATGTGTAAACGTTGATGATCTTGCAAAGTGCGGTCAAATTTATTATCAAATGTTAGTGAATTTATTGGACAAGTAA